The DNA segment GTCACCTTCCCATTGGACACGGTCAGCGCCGTTGTCCCGCTATGATCGGTCCAAAAACGGCCACTGGCATCAACCAGATTGCCGTCCGTGTAGCTGAAGAGATCATTAAAAATCACCTGATCATTTGGACGCACCACCAACGCGAACTCGGTCGTAGTCGTACTGTTTCCGTCACTAACTGAAACACTAATGGGCGCGGTACCCACTGCGTCACTCACCGGAATCAGCGTCAGCTCCCGGTTGGCGCCGGAACCCGTGATGGTGATGTTGGCAAGCGGTAACAACTCGGTATTTAATGAATCATAGGAAACAGTCAATCCGCTCACGGGGCTGTCATCACCGATCACAAACGGAATGGTAACGGGCGTATTGACCAACGTGTTGGTGTTGGAAATTTGCGTGATTGTCGGCGGAACATCCAGCGGGTCCAGCGTCAGATTAAACCACGTTACGGCAACATCCACTCCATCGGAAACAGAAACCAGGATCGCTACCGTGCCGACGCTCCCGTTCGGCGTAATCGTAAGATTCCGATTGGCCCCCGAACCGCCTGGAGCAATCATAAAATCCGAAACCAACGTTTGGTCATAAGAAATCGCCGTGACGTCCAACGCGCTGGCGGAAGTTTCCGCGTCACCCACGGTAAAGTTGATCACAATCGGAGTATCGCTCCGGGTGTTTTGATTCCCGATGCTGCTGATGGTGGGCGGTGTATTGCCGGCTTCAATCGGCTCTGCCTCAACTTTGACCAGGTCATAGCTCAACGTGCCGCCCGTGCCATACGACGCCGTCGTTCCGGCCAAGCCGACGTAATTTGAATTATCAACGGCGCCGAGCGTGGCGGTGGCTTCAAATTCACTCACCACCCGAAACGCAAAATCAGGGTTATTCGCCACCCCCGGAAATCCGACCAGCGAGTAGGAGCGAGGCTCCCAGACGGACGCCCCGAAAAACGCGGTGCTGGTGGGATAATCCGTGTAGTCCACGCCATTGGTGGTGTACTGCAAGCGGGTGTATTTACTGGCCGTGGAGCTGGCGCGTTGATCGAAGGAAATGGCTAGGTTCTTAAAGCCCACCGTGCTGACCGAGAATTGGACGCCAGCCTGTTTGTTTGACGTACCGTTGTTCGGATAAGTCGCCGTGCCATAGTAATAGTTGGTTGCGCCAATCATGGAATTGTACGGGTCATTGGGCGTGCCGCCAGTCGGTTGGAAGCTATTGGTGGTCCCGACCGTGGTGGTTCGCGCGGTGCCCTGACCTTGCGACGGCGCGGCGCTCGAAGTATCCAATCCGACCGCATTGTAATCCCATGTCACCAATGCGCCGGAAGTCGCAACGTCCAACGTGGCCGGTTCACTGGTGATCGAGCCGTTTCCACTGGTGACGATTACAAAATAGGAGTCCGCATCACCCGCCGCAGTTTCATTGATGTAAAGCGTCTTGGTTTGCGAACCGCTGATTTTTCCGCCATCGCTCAATACCGTGTTCGCTCCCGGTGCCGGCTGACCCCGGTACCATTGATAGGTGAGAGGCGCCACCCCGGCGGCGGTCACACTGAAGGCGGTCGTCGAGCCGGCCAAATTCACCTGGCTCACCGGTTGAAAGTTAATCGCCGGATCCGTGACTGATAAGGTCACGAGCGGACTGGTCGCGGTGAGCGTGGACGCATTGGAAACAATGACGTAATAACTCCCCGCATCGGTTGAGACAACATTGGCCAAAGTCAACGTCGCTCCGGTCTGGTCGAGCAGCAGGTCCGTGCCTCCCGACTTGAACCAGTAATAGGTCAACGGCGCATCACCTTCCGAAAGCGTTACGGTAAAATTGACCGTGGTGCCGGCGTTCACCGTGGCGCTGGTCGGAGAAACTTCCGAGATGACCGGCGGGATCGCAGCTCCACACGAATGGGTCGGACTCGCACTGTTACGAGGATTGGGCGCGCCCACCACAAAGTCGGTGGCGTTATCATCCGAATCCAAGCATCCTTCATTGGCTCGCTGCGCCGAAGTGGTATTGGAAAGCGCGGCTGTGGCGCCCGAACCTTCATACGCGTTGGCGGTTCCGAAACCAACAAAATCAACAATCGCCGGGTCCGTCGGTGCGGCGCCCGATAAAGCCGTCGTTGTATTTACCAAGGCCACCTTTCCATTGGCTGCAGCCATCGCAATTGCCCCAGTGACATCTGGAGTTGGTAAATCCATCGTCCCCCCAGCACCTGGCGCTTCTTGAATGAGAAAATAACCGCCCGGTGGAATAATCGTACTCGTGGAGGCCAACGTTGTTACGGACCAAGAATTACCTGCGGTAGCAGCGTATTGCACGGACCAGCCGTTAACGTCCACTGCGGAGTTACCGCGATTAAAAAGAACGATGAAATCGTTCTTGTAGGTTGCGCCACTATTTCCGCCACCGCCATACACCTCGGCGATGACCAGATTGGGCGAAGCCGCTTCCGCACTGATGGCAGCAAGCAGCAACGCAAAGCTTGCCAGCACGGCTTGCGTGGTTCGATGATTGCGAATGTTTTTCATGGTGTTCTCTTTTGTTGTTGATCGGTTGCTTGGTTGAAGTTTAATCCGGTGTGGTCGGCGTGGGATACCAATAGACCGCACGCGACTTGGCCCACTCGTTGGCGGCCCCGTTGTTGGCTTCCGCCGTGGTGCGCCAGAAATCATTCGTCCGGAAACTGCGGGCGCTGCCGTCCACCATGGAGAAGTTGCCTACTTTGCCGTGCCGGGCGATGGCATAAAAACCCGTGGTAACGCTATTGGCAATTCCAACGGTTGGCGAATTGCCATCCACTTCGGCCAGAAAAACCGTGTCCGTTGGTTTCAAAACCTGTGAAACCTTGACTTGAGCCACACTCGGAGTGCCGAACCGGGTGCTGCGGTTGATGCAAATTCGGGAATTTTCTCCATACATGAAAAATGCCTTGGTCAACGTGGGAATCCCTTTGGGAGGATAGACCGCCGCATTTGGCTTCGGCGCCGTCGGGCACGCATGCAGATTACGGCTGCCGGGCAAAGGCGGGTCAGCCGGGTTTTTTGTGTATAATTCAACCATGGAAGGCTGGCTGATCAATTTGGCCACCGAGTTATACCAAGCCTCGGTCAAATTACCCGAATTCGCATCGTTGATGGCCGCCGCCGTGTTCCCTTCCTCAGGCACAAAGTCGTTATTGTCTTCAGCATATAGTCGGAAACCC comes from the Verrucomicrobiia bacterium genome and includes:
- a CDS encoding prepilin-type N-terminal cleavage/methylation domain-containing protein, with the protein product MTTLHPLPPRRHAFTLIELLVVIAIIAILAAMLLPALSKAKAKAQQISCLNNMRQWGLGFRLYAEDNNDFVPEEGNTAAAINDANSGNLTEAWYNSVAKLISQPSMVELYTKNPADPPLPGSRNLHACPTAPKPNAAVYPPKGIPTLTKAFFMYGENSRICINRSTRFGTPSVAQVKVSQVLKPTDTVFLAEVDGNSPTVGIANSVTTGFYAIARHGKVGNFSMVDGSARSFRTNDFWRTTAEANNGAANEWAKSRAVYWYPTPTTPD
- a CDS encoding immunoglobulin domain-containing protein produces the protein MKNIRNHRTTQAVLASFALLLAAISAEAASPNLVIAEVYGGGGNSGATYKNDFIVLFNRGNSAVDVNGWSVQYAATAGNSWSVTTLASTSTIIPPGGYFLIQEAPGAGGTMDLPTPDVTGAIAMAAANGKVALVNTTTALSGAAPTDPAIVDFVGFGTANAYEGSGATAALSNTTSAQRANEGCLDSDDNATDFVVGAPNPRNSASPTHSCGAAIPPVISEVSPTSATVNAGTTVNFTVTLSEGDAPLTYYWFKSGGTDLLLDQTGATLTLANVVSTDAGSYYVIVSNASTLTATSPLVTLSVTDPAINFQPVSQVNLAGSTTAFSVTAAGVAPLTYQWYRGQPAPGANTVLSDGGKISGSQTKTLYINETAAGDADSYFVIVTSGNGSITSEPATLDVATSGALVTWDYNAVGLDTSSAAPSQGQGTARTTTVGTTNSFQPTGGTPNDPYNSMIGATNYYYGTATYPNNGTSNKQAGVQFSVSTVGFKNLAISFDQRASSTASKYTRLQYTTNGVDYTDYPTSTAFFGASVWEPRSYSLVGFPGVANNPDFAFRVVSEFEATATLGAVDNSNYVGLAGTTASYGTGGTLSYDLVKVEAEPIEAGNTPPTISSIGNQNTRSDTPIVINFTVGDAETSASALDVTAISYDQTLVSDFMIAPGGSGANRNLTITPNGSVGTVAILVSVSDGVDVAVTWFNLTLDPLDVPPTITQISNTNTLVNTPVTIPFVIGDDSPVSGLTVSYDSLNTELLPLANITITGSGANRELTLIPVSDAVGTAPISVSVSDGNSTTTTEFALVVRPNDQVIFNDLFSYTDGNLVDASGRFWTDHSGTTALTVSNGKVTIDGTRSQDANAPLIGAPYETNSSAVLYSSFKVNFSVLPTSAGAYFAHFKDNSTFGFYGRVWATTNGAAEGKLRLSIGNASNVSATSGQFPQDLTPGEDYTVVTRLVLSNGQSTIWINPTSESDTHVTDTTTVTNTPVYQYSLRQASGEGTLSLDDLVIGTSFAAVTGITTPDPIALTIQYLGGEVILTWPDPQFRLEAAPDLSSGFTDVPGATSPYHYPVSGGQRFFRLAYP